The following proteins come from a genomic window of Aspergillus luchuensis IFO 4308 DNA, chromosome 3, nearly complete sequence:
- a CDS encoding CAP domain-containing protein (COG:S;~EggNog:ENOG410PRT6;~InterPro:IPR018244,IPR014044,IPR001283,IPR035940;~PFAM:PF00188;~SECRETED:SignalP(1-17);~go_component: GO:0005576 - extracellular region [Evidence IEA]) has protein sequence MRYSLALGALCAAGALANNVDKRSYVTDWTVVTLTTTITEYPTPTVYENVAAQEATAAASSSSAAAAAAAAESSSSAAAAAAAASASAEASSSAAAAAAAAAAEASTSSVVTPVVETTAAATTAAAVATSAAEEVATSWTSAWTSAWTSSWSSTVAPSTTLATSTSSSASSTATNAYQSAVLYNHNVHRSNHSASSVEWSSDLESSAYTLAAKCVYEHDTSIDGGGYGQNIGYGVEASEIGVMITNLMYNDEMGYYTDLYGEADPDMTYFDNWGHFSQIVWAATTHVGCATVTCDSLGNVDASEALPFTVCNYSPAGNYEGEYATNVKRPLGQAVYVAS, from the exons ATGCGCTACTCTCTCGCTCTGGGTGCCCTTTGCGCCGCTGGTGCCTTGGCCAACAATGTTGACAAGCGTTCTTATGTGACCGACTGGACCGTTGTCACcttgaccaccaccatcaccgagTACCCTACTCCCACGGTCTATGAGAACGTTGCCGCGCAAGAGgccactgccgctgcttcttcctccagcgctgctgccgctgccgctgccgccgaaTCGTCCAGctctgccgctgctgctgctgctgccgcctccgcctctgctgaggcctcttcctccgccgctgccgctgccgccgccgccgctgctgaggCCAGCACTTCGTCTGTTGTCACTCCTGTTGTGGagaccaccgccgccgcgaccactgctgctgctgtcgccaCTtccgctgctgaggaggttgCTACTTCCTGGACCTCCGCCTGGACTTCCGCTTGGACTTCGTCCTGGTCTTCGACTGTCGCGCCGTCCACCACCCTGGCGACCTCGACCTCGTCCAGCGCTAGCTCGACCGCCACCAACGCTTACCAGTCCGCGGTCTTGTACAACCACAACGTCCACCGCAGCAACCACTCCGCTAGCTCCGTCGAGTGGTCTTCTGACTTGGAGTCGAGCGCCTACACCCTGGCCGCCAAGTGTGTCTATGAGCACGACAC TTCCATTGACGGCGGTGGCTACGGTCAGAACATTGGATATGGTGTTGAGGCTTCCGAGATTGGCGTCATGATCACCAACCTCATGTACAACGACGAGATGGGCTACTACACCGACCTGTACGGCGAGGCCGACCCTGACATGACCTACTTCGACAACTGGGGCCACTTCTCCCAGATTGTCTGGGCTGCCACCACCCACGTTGGTTGCGCTACTGTCACCTGCGACAGCCTGGGTAACGTTGATGCCTCCGAGGCCCTGCCATTCACTGTCTGCAACTACAGCCCTGCCG GAAACTATGAGGGAGAATATGCCACCAACGTCAAGCGCCCTCTCGGCCAAGCTGTTTACGTTGCCTCCTAG
- a CDS encoding choline/carnitine O-acyltransferase (COG:I;~EggNog:ENOG410PGGI;~InterPro:IPR000542,IPR039551,IPR042231,IPR042232;~PFAM:PF00755;~go_function: GO:0016746 - transferase activity, transferring acyl groups [Evidence IEA]) produces MSYSSVAVRHFTAPKSLGSAMDSLRSNSTPETKIKPSSVPTSVNGGTSEPPKKGLTFANQDSLPKLPIPDLEQTCKRYLESLAPLQTLREQEETKAAVQDFLKSEGPILQEKLKTYASSKTSYIEQFWYDSYLNYDSPVVLNLNPFFLLEDDPTPARNNQVTRAASLVVSALSFVRAVRREELPPDTVRGTPLCMYQYSRLFGTARVPTDNGCVISQDPHAKHIVVLCRGQIYWFDVLDDNSDLIMNEKDIAVNLQVIIGDAEQTPIHDAAKGALGVLSTENRKVWSGLRDILTKDEGSNNAECLNIVDTALFVLCLDYTEPHNTSELCANMLCGTSEVVRGVQVGTCTNRWYDKLQIIVCKNGSAGINFEHTGVDGHTVLRFASDVYTDTILRFARTINGQAPTLWATSSPDPAKRDPRSFGNVSTTPRKLEWDMAPELSIALRFAESHLSDLLQQHEFQVLDFKGYGKNFITSMGFSPDAFVQMAFQAAYYGLYGRMENTYEPAMTKVFLHGRTEAIRTVTNECVDFIKTFWGDNPAEQKVSALRKATEKHTAITKDCSKGQGQDRHLYALYCLWQRSFDDGASSANNSVISSSNGYTSPVETASIESPKSSTSLSEDGLSSNGYSVRGMRTMPAIFSDAGWDKINTTVLSTSNCGNPCLRHFGFGPTSADGFGIGYIIKDDSISFCASSKHRQTARLMYTLESYLMEIRKLLRTVNHRPASPRTSRAREMEMIAERLQGDHRRGRIVRGDPGQLHRGAETPTTDSGELEDDGMGGCKLHLWKCVPLRLTTQLLTTESDGFFDAGMLLHALKGLNADRERDTEKPEKRRFVGKKLRLNDY; encoded by the exons ATGTCCTACTCGTCCGTAGCAGTTCGCCACTTCACGGCCCCTAAGTCTCTAGGAAGCGCAATGGATTCTCTTCGTTCGAACTCAACCCCGGAGACCAAGATCAAGCCGTCTTCGGTCCCTACGTCAGTGAATGGAGGAACATCAGAGCCACCGAAGAAGGGCTTGACCTTTGCGAACCAGGATTCGTTACCCAAATTACCAATTCCAGACCTGGAACAAACATGCAAGCGATACCTTGAGTCGTTAGCCCCGCTACAGACACTTCGAGAGCAGGAGGAAACAAAGGCAGCTGTGCAGGACTTTCTCAAATCAGAAGGCCCTATTCTGCAAGAGAAGCTCAAGACCTATGCCTCGTCAAAAACAAGCTATATCGAACAATTCT GGTACGACTCTTATTTGAACTACGACAGCC CTGTTGTGCTGAACTTGAACCCATTCTTcctgctggaagatgacCCGACCCCTGCGAGGAACAACCAGGTTACGAGAGCAGCTTCACTCGTTGTCTCTGCCTTGTCGTTTGTCCGTGCCGTGAGGCGGGAGGAGCTCCCTCCCGACACTGTCCGGGGTACGCCTCTTTGCATGTATCAATACTCTCGCCTATTCGGAACAGCGCGTGTCCCGACCGACAATGGATGCGTGATAAGCCAGGATCCCCATGCGAAACATATTGTTGTCTTGTGTCGGGGTCAAATCTACTGGTTCGATGTGCTGGACGACAACAGTGACCTGATCATGAACGAAAAGGATATTGCGGTTAACCTCCAGGTCATCATTGGAGATGCAGAACAGACACCGATTCATGATGCGGCGAAGGGAGCGCTTGGTGTGTTGAGCACCGAGAACCGGAAGGTTTGGTCGGGATTGAGAGATATCCTCACCAAGGATGAAGGGTCGAACAACGCAGAATGTCTCAACATCGTGGACACGGCTCTGTTCGTTCTGTGCCTGGACTACACCGAACCACACAACACGTCGGAGCTTTGCGCCAATATGCTCTGCGGAACGAGCGAAGTGGTCCGAGGTGTGCAGGTCGGCACTTGTACCAACCGGTGGTATGACAAACTCCAGATCATTGTGTGTAAGAACGGCAGTGCAGGCATCAACTTCGAACATACTGGCGTAGATGGCCATACAGTACTCCGGTTTGCCAGCGACGTTTATACGGACACCATACTCCGCTTTGCTCGGACGATCAACGGCCAGGCACCGACCCTCTGGGCGACCTCCAGCCCTGATCCTGCGAAACGCGACCCTCGAAGCTTCGGCAATGTCAGCACAACACCCCGCAAGCTCGAGTGGGATATGGCGCCTGAGCTCAGCATCGCTCTGCGATTCGCCGAGTCCCACCTCTCCGATCTTTTGCAGCAACATGAGTTCCAGGTGCTCGACTTCAAGGGATATGGCAAGAATTTCATCACTTCCATGGGCTTTTCTCCAGATGCATTTGTTCAGATGGCCTTCCAAGCAGCCTACTACGGACTCTACGGCCGCATGGAGAACACCTACGAACCTGCCATGACTAAAGTTTTCCTACACGGCCGAACCGAAGCAATTCGGACGGTGACTAACGAATGCGTCGACTTTATCAAGACGTTCTGGGGAGACAACCCGGCGGAGCAAAAGGTGAGCGCGCTCCGAAAAGCGACCGAGAAGCATACCGCCATCACAAAGGACTGCTCGAAGGGTCAGGGACAAGATAGACATCTTTATGCGCTGTACTGCCTGTGGCAACGGTCCTTTGATGACGGCGCGTCATCCGCGAACAACAGCGTCATCAGCAGCTCCAACGGGTACACCAGCCCTGTGGAGACCGCATCCATTGAATCCCCCAAATCTTCTACATCGTTATCGGAAGATGGACTGTCTTCCAATGGCTACAGTGTACGTGGGATGCGCACCATGCCCGCAATCTTCAGCGACGCTGGCTGGGATAAGATTAACACCACCGTGCTGTCGACCTCCAACTGTGGAAATCCATGCCTACGACACTTTGGCTTCGGGCCCACGTCTGCGGATGGCTTCGGCATTGGCTACATAATCAAGGATGATTCAATCTCGTTCTGCGCCTCGTCTAAACATCGACAGACTGCGCGTCTTATGTACACGCTCGAATCGTACCTGATGGAGATCCGGAAGCTGCTGCGCACGGTCAACCACCGGCCTGCCAGCCCGCGCACGAGCAGAGCACgcgagatggagatgattgCCGAGCGGCTCCAGGGCGATCACCGCCGGGGCCGGATCGTTCGGGGGGATCCGGGCCAGCTGCATCGGGGTGCCGAGACACCCACGACGGACAGCGGAGAACTGGAGGACGATGGCATGGGCGGATGTAAGTTGCACCTTTGGAAGTGTGTTCCCTTGCGTTTAACGACACAGCTACTGACCACCGAATCAGATGGGTTCTTTGATGCAGGGATGCTGCTCCACGCGCTCAAGGGGCTGAATGCAGACCGGGAGCGGGACACCGAAAAGCCCGAGAAACGTCGGTTTGTCGGGAAGAAGTTGCGGCTGAATGATTATTGA
- a CDS encoding putative jumonji family transcription factor (COG:L;~EggNog:ENOG410PGR5;~InterPro:IPR034732,IPR003349,IPR001965,IPR003347, IPR013083;~PFAM:PF13832,PF02375,PF02373,PF13771) has translation MMAAALDQPLFDPIAGAPATDAASITPPQSVNGKKEVPDGVPSELSDLELDPNVNGAQEIPSVEADDEEIEPDHYYGGGKIPVFKPTMDQFRDFQSFINKVEEYGMRSGIIKVIPPKEWTDSLPPLDEAVKKIRVKNPIMQEFHGSHGTYTQANIERQRSYNLPQWKALCEESSHQPPARRGERRRNQDRVTRAPSAPKTQTARSDSQKRRAGPGRPPKRANQVKVKEEPPADEGLDKIKPEGPPTPVSPESNPVEAKNEELSDGESLPGPKPKGRQPKSVTSRRKHNKGDAIDYVDEEAFQDFDYRIDDSQDYTFERCEELETNYWKSLMFNNPMYGADMPGSLFDDNITTSWNVARLPNLLDVLGQKVPGVNTAYLYLGMWKATFAWHLEDVDLYSINYIHFGAPKQWYSISQEDAPRFEQAMKSIWQSDAKNCDQFLRHKTYLVSPNLLKSQYGITVNKLVHYEGEFVITYPYGYHSGYNLGYNCAESVNFATEKWLDYGRVAKKCNCEADSVWIDVDEIERKLRGEATPEYFGEYESDLDEIEGASDLLTPPRSVPEKTSTRGRKRKNDGETTKAKRMRVAMDVPRKIPCVLCPNNLDYEDLLPTEDGKSHAHRRCALYTEETSILRDESGKEVVCDVDKIPKARMGLKCLFCREVRGACFQCNFGKCTRSYHATCALLAGVQVEQGQIAVIADDGNQYSIPSVDLKCKYHRQKKPSWMASGDSPDYDRKLIQTARGLVAGDLVQFQADKEINGAIVLQNRPEERTLLVKVLPRGDVIELPYRWMLVVRRSNFSPLAPGTRPLPAHLARKPEARKELESAVPVAGNPFGDGRSPYQWAEFETVDSTNHPNHQSAPPSTQVDLSKSEQIWYYLGESSTECRAQYTHSPSVPIHNPRANFLDSVKSLGAVMARLPSSYPHHLAPPHHYAGAGVGAPHPHLLSPLTASAAAAAVSAAAATTAAATTTTTTTSAAAAAAAAASRRPSLLQHAPLAPPRPAPPTASSPAAMPSAYRSLPTQSARHAPYPQVTKSHHHQSLSRPQQLHNHLHHQQQQQQQQTPNNLPANNFANVRELIARRRLAQITDHANVFAGYTIVSPELVVETLLGPMGSVPPPSGLEKLELAMAQQRVQPRAPDGTLLPLQPLNMRSEEVTRLLQMLRFSLVSHRDRLDVLQKKESENIKQEAANGGSLAATKLPRKYAYLEQQREQVPTVYQSPYDMPSGFTEYAQKTYGLTPCQPELPKPSLANDYFASLSPEDQEKILKTCGSFVQRAIERSASHSRQSSASNLRLASALAQQTENPTIDITTVEDMPFPNLDFPLHADSPCSSFSRSHLRFQSPNDFTNHGTETHHDHHDLFGDQQANTRFWQHGPWAAGDGNTPNEETRPFFGPHERLKHDYASSDISLGRGGPGSLHSVDMAGFGLDGTDDICNVLSP, from the exons ATGATGGCGGCAGCGCTTGATCAACCCCTTTTCGACCCGATCGCCGGCGCTCCGGCGACCGATGCAGCCTCAATTACGCCTCCCCAGAGCGTGAACGGCAAGAAAGAGGTGCCCGATGGAGTTCCGTCAGAGCTCTCCGATCTCGAGCTCGATCCCAATGTCAACGGCGCCCAGGAGATACCATCGGTAGAggcggacgatgaggagattgagccGGACCATTACTATGGCGGCGGCAAGATTCCGGTGTTCAAGCCG ACTATGGATCAGTTCCGCGACTTCCAATCGTTCATCAACAAGGTTGAGGAGTATGGCATGCGCTCCGGAATCATCAAAGTTATTCCTCCTAAAGAATG GACTGATTCTCTACCGCCCCTTGATGAAGCCGTCAAGAAGATCCGTGTGAAGAACCCGATCATGCAGGAATTCCATGGCTCGCACGGAACATACACACAAGCGAACATCGAGAGACAAAGATCATACAATCTACCCCAGTGGAAGGCATTGTGTGAGGAAAGCAGTCACCAGCCACCTGCGCGGAGAGGTGAACGGCGCCGGAATCAGGACCGAGTGACCCGGgctccttctgctcccaAAACCCAGACCGCTCGATCGGATTCTCAGAAACGTCGTGCTGGTCCTGGTCGCCCGCCAAAACGGGCCAACCAGGTGAAGGTCAAGGAAGAACCGCCAGCCGACGAGGGCCTGGACAAGATCAAGCCGGAAGGCCCACCAACACCCGTGTCTCCCGAATCGAACCCCGTCGAAGCGAAAAACGAGGAACTGAGCGACGGCGAATCCTTGCCCGGCCCGAAGCCCAAAGGACGACAACCCAAGTCTGTTACATCTCGCAGAAAGCACAACAAGGGCGATGCGATCGATTATGTGGACGAAGAAGCCTTCCAGGACTTTGATTACCGCATCGATGATAGCCAGGATTACACCTTCGAAAGAtgcgaggagctggagaccaACTACTGGAAATCCCTGATGTTCAACAACCCTATGTACGGTGCCGATATGCCGGGATCTCTTTTCGATGATAACATTACGACTTCATGGAATGTCGCCCGATTACCCAATCTGCTGGATGTCTTGGGACAGAAGGTGCCTGGTGTCAATACAGCGTACCTTTATTTGGGAATGTGGAAAGCTACTTTCGCATGGCacctggaggatgtggatcTCTACAGTATCAACTATATCCACTTCGGTGCTCCCAAGCAGTGGTACAGCATCTCTCAAGAAGATGCTCCTCGCTTTGAACAAGCCATGAAGA GTATCTGGCAAAGTGACGCTAAGAATTGCGACCAATTCCTCCGCCACAAGACCTACCTTGTTTCGCCGAATCTTCTGAAGTCCCAGTACGGCATTACAGTGAACAAGTTAGTGCACTACGAGGGCGAGTTCGTCATCACCTACCCTTACGGATATCATTCCGGTTACAATTTGGGGTACAACTGCGCCGAGTCGGTCAACTTCGCAACAGAGAAGTGGCTCGATTACGGCCGGGTGGCCAAGAAGTGCAACTGTGAGGCCGATAGTGTCTGGATCGATGTTGACGAGATCGAACGGAAGCTTCGGGGCGAAGCTACTCCGGAATATTTCGGCGAATACGAAAGTGATCTCGACGAGATTGAAGGTGCGTCGGATCTCTTGACGCCTCCCCGCAGTGTTCCAGAAAAGACATCTACGCGTGGGCGGAAGCGCAAGAATGATGGTGAAACCACCAAGGCGAAACGCATGCGGGTTGCCATGGATGTTCCCAGAAAGATACCATGTGTCTTGTGTCCCAACAATCTGGATTATGAGGACCTGTTGCCGACCGAAGACGGCAAGTCCCATGCCCACCGTCGCTGTGCCTTGTACACGGAAGAGACCTCCATCCTCCGCGATGAGTCTGGCAAAGAGGTGGTGTGTGACGTGGATAAGATCCCCAAGGCCCGCATGGGTCTCAAGTGTCTCTTCTGTCGTGAAGTGCGCGGGGCATGCTTCCAGTGCAACTTTGGCAAGTGTACACGGTCATACCACGCCACCTGTGCACTTTTGGCGGGTGTGCAGGTGGAGCAGGGTCAGATCGCCGTGATTGCGGACGATGGGAACCAGTACTCGATCCCCAGCGTGGACCTCAAGTGCAAGTACCATCGCCAGAAGAAGCCGTCCTGGATGGCTAGCGGCGATTCCCCCGACTATGACCGCAAGCTCATCCAGACGGCACGGGGCTTGGTGGCTGGGGATCTGGTGCAGTTCCAGGCGGACAAGGAAATTAACGGTGCGATTGTGCTTCAGAACCGACCGGAGGAACGCACGTTACTGGTCAAGGTGCTGCCACGAGG GGACGTAATTGAGTTACCGTACCGGTGGATGCTGGTTGTTCGCAGGAGCAACTTCTCACCGCTGGCTCCAGGTACCAGGCCATTACCAGCCCACTTGGCCCGCAAACCCGAGGCGCGGAAGGAGTTGGAATCGGCAGTGCCGGTGGCAGGGAATCCATTTGGCGATGGGCGATCTCCGTATCAGTGGGCCGAGTTCGAGACGGTGGACAGCACTAATCACCCTAACCACCAGTCCGCCCCACCATCCACGCAGGTCGACCTCAGCAAGAGCGAACAGATCTGGTATTACCTGGGCGAATCCTCCACCGAGTGTAGGGCACAGTATACGCACAGCCCTAGCGTGCCTATCCACAACCCGCGCGCGAATTTCCTGGACAGCGTCAAGTCGCTCGGCGCCGTGATGGCCCgactcccctcctcctaccCCCACCATCTCGCTCCGCCTCATCATtatgctggtgctggtgttggtgcccctcaccctcatctcctgTCTCCCTTGACcgcctctgctgctgctgccgccgtttctgctgctgccgccactactgctgctgccacgaccaccacgaccaccacctccgccgccgccgccgctgctgctgccgcatCCCGCCGCCCTTCCCTGTTGCAGCACGCTCCTCTTgcccctcctcgtcctgcGCCTCCCACTGCCTCCTCCCCTGCTGCGATGCCGTCTGCTTACCGATCCTTGCCAACTCAATCAGCCCGCCATGCTCCGTATCCCCAGGTCACCAAatctcaccatcatcaatccCTTTCCCGTCCGCAGCAACTTCATAATCACCTTCaccatcaacagcagcagcagcagcagcagacccCCAATAACCTCCCCGCCAATAATTTCGCCAATGTCAGAGAGCTCATTGCCCGTCGTCGCTTGGCCCAGATCACCGACCATGCCAATGTCTTCGCCGGGTATACCATTGTCAGCCCGGAGTTGGTCGTAGAGACCCTCCTGGGCCCAATGGGCTCGGTACCACCGCCGAGCGGGTTGGAGAAATTGGAACTGGCCATGGCTCAGCAGCGAGTGCAGCCTCGGGCACCGGATGGAACACTGTTGCCGCTGCAACCCCTCAACATGCGGTCCGAGGAGGTGACACGGTTGTTACAAATGCTCCGCTTCTCGCTGGTGAGTCATCGGGATCGGCTGGACGTGCTGCAGAAAAAGGAGTCGGAAAACATCAAGCAAGAGGCCGCCAATGGAGGTAGCCTGGCCGCCACTAAGTTGCCTCGCAAGTATGCCTACCTTGAGCAGCAACGGGAGCAGGTTCCGACCGTCTACCAGTCCCCATACGACATGCCCTCCGGGTTTACAGAGTATGCTCAGAAGACCTATGGCCTGACTCCCTGCCAACCCGAACTGCCCAAGCCCTCTTTGGCAAACGACTACTTTGCCAGCCTCTCCCCAGAGGATCAGGAAAAGATTCTGAAGACGTGTGGCAGTTTCGTTCAGCGAGCCATCGAACGGTCGGCTAGTCACAGCCGCCAAAGCTCCGCCTCCAACCTCCGGCTAGCGTCAGCGCTGGCACAGCAGACCGAGAACCCGACCATTGATATCACCACTGTCGAGGACATGCCATTCCCAAACCTCGATTTCCCGCTGCATGCCGATTCTCCATGCTCGAGTTTCAGTCGGTCGCATCTGCGGTTCCAGTCACCCAATGACTTTACCAACCACGGGACCGAGAcccaccacgaccaccatgACCTCTTCGGGGACCAACAAGCCAACACAAGGTTCTGGCAGCATGGGCCTTGGGCAGCGGGTGATGGTAACACCCCCAACGAAGAGACCCGACCGTTCTTTGGACCTCATGAACGGCTGAAGCATGACTATGCTTCCTCAGATATCTCTCTGGGCCGTGGTGGCCCGGGTTCTCTGCACTCCGTCGACATGGCCGGCTTTGGCCTGGATGGAACGGACGACATCTGCAACGTTCTGAGCCCATGA
- a CDS encoding putative GABA permease (COG:E;~EggNog:ENOG410PHFY;~InterPro:IPR002293;~PFAM:PF00324,PF13520;~TransMembrane:12 (i27-51o63-96i116-140o152-172i184-202o222-242i263-285o317-343i364-384o390-411i432-455o461-482i);~go_component: GO:0016020 - membrane [Evidence IEA];~go_function: GO:0022857 - transmembrane transporter activity [Evidence IEA];~go_process: GO:0055085 - transmembrane transport [Evidence IEA]) — protein MRQPSMDANADEALARMGYKSELPRNLSMMSILGLSFAIMAAPFGLSTTLYITLTDGQSVSVIWGWVVVTLISIAIAASLAEICAVYPTAGGVYYWSAMLSTRKWAPAMSFIDGWLTLVGNWTVTLSITFSGGQLILSAISLWNEDFVANTWQTILMFWAVIGCCALVNIFFSKWLDLINKVCIYWTAGSVVIILVTLLTMADERRDAEFVFAHYDASQSGWPAGWAFFVGLLQAAYTLTGYGMVAAMCEEVQNPHREVPKAIVLSVVAAGITGLVYLIPIMFVLPPVQTLLAVASGQPIGLIFKTATGSAGGGFGLLFLVLGILVFAGIGALTAASRCTYAFARDGAIPGFRLWRKVNKKLDVPVWAIILSTVVACLLGLIYFGSSAAFNSFTGVATICLSISYGLPIFICVLRGREAVKESSFSLGRFGYAINIVSICWICLAVVLFCMPTSLPVDASSMNYASVVFAGFAAISILWYVVYARKHFTGPPIADEDMPGVMTGKPIDTENTYAAHEKEGKE, from the exons ATGCGACAACCTTCCATGGACGCCAACGCCGATGAGGCGTTGGCTAGAATGGGCTACAAGAGTGAATTGCCTCGCAATTTGAGTATGATGAGTATTCTCGGCCT CTCCTTCGCCATTATGGCCGCCCCCTTTGGCCTCAGCACCACCCTCTACATCACCCTCACCGACGGCCAATCCGTCAGCGTCATCTGGGGCTGGGTCGTCGTcaccctcatctccatcgccattGCCGCCTCGCTGGCCGAGATCTGCGCCGTCTACCCCACCGCCGGCGGAGTCTACTACTGGAGTGCCATGCTCTCCACGCGCAAATGGGCCCCCGCCATGTCCTTCATCGATGGCTGGCTCACCCTCGTGGGCAATTGGACCGTCACACTCAGTATCACCTTCTCGGGAGGGCAGTTGATCCTCAGTGCCATTTCGCTCTGGAACGAGGACTTTGTTGCCAATACCTGGCAGACCATTCTCATGTTTTGGGCGGTGATTGGGTGCTGTGCGTTGGTgaatatcttcttttccaagTGGTTGGATTTGATCAATAAGGTCTGCATTTATTGGACGGCGGGGAGTGTCGTGATTATTCTTGTGACACTTTTGACCATGGCGGATGAGAGACGGGATGCTGAGTTTGTTTTTGCGCATTATGATGCTTCGCAGAGTGGATG GCCTGCTGGTTGGGCGTTCTTTGTTGGTCTGCTGCAGGCAGCATACACACTCACTGGATACGGCATGGTGGCTGCCATGTGTGAGGAAGTGCAAAACCCGCATCGGGAGGTCCCCAAGGCCATTGTGCTATCGGTGGTGGCGGCCGGTATCACAGGTCTGGTCTATCTGATCCCTATCATGTTTGTTCTGCCCCCGGTGCAGACCCTTTTGGCTGTGGCCAGTGGCCAGCCCATTGGGCTCATCTTCAAGACAGCCACCGGCTCCGCTGGCGGAGGCTTCGggctgctgttcctggtgcTGGGCATCCTGGTGTTTGCGGGAATTGGCGCATTGACGGCTGCCAGTCGATGCACGTATGCCTTTGCTCGTGACGGAGCCATCCCCGGCTTCCGACTTTGGAGGAAAGTGAACAAGAAGTTAGATGTGCCAGTGtgggccatcatcctctccaccgTTGTAGCTTGCCTGTTAGGGCTGATCTACTTCGGGTCCTCGGCGGCCTTCAACTCGTTTACGGGTGTAGCCACCATTTGTTTGTCAATTTCGTATGGCCTTCCCATTTTCATTTGCGTGCTTCGGGGACGCGAAGCCGTCAAGGAATCCAGCTTCTCGCTGGGACGATTCGGATATGCGATCAACATCGTATCCATCTGCTGGATTTGCCTGGCTGTGGTGCTCTTCTGCATGCCCACCTCGTTGCCGGTGGATGCGAGTAGCATGAACTACGCGAGTGTGGTGTTTGCCGGTTTTGCGGCGATCAGTATCCTATGGTATGTGGTGTACGCGCGCAAGCATTTCACAGGGCCACCAATCGCGGACGAGGATATGCCCGGTGTGATGACGGGCAAACCCATTGATACGGAAAATACTTATGCGGCgcatgagaaggaggggaaggaatga